The DNA segment GGGGCCAGCACGCGGACCTGCCCGCCAGCCTCAACCCGGCCCTGCTGGAGCGGCTCCTGCGCCGCCACCTGGGGTTCTCGGGGGTGATCGTCACCGACCCGCTGGAGGCGCCGGAGATCGGCGCCCGGTGGGACGTGGGTGAGGCGGCCGTGATGGCCCTGGAGGCCGGGGCGGACATCCCCCTGGTGGCCTGGGACCCGGCGGCGCGGGAGCGGGCGTTCCGCGCCGTGCGGGAGGCCGTGCTGCGGGGCCGGATCAGCGCGGAGCGGCTGGCGCAGTCGCTGGCGCGCATCGGTGCCCTGCGGGAGCGCATCGCCCGGCTCAGGATGGAGGCGCTGGCCGACGTCCCCTTCGACCCGGCCGCCCACCGGGCCCTGCTGGTCGAGCACCAGGCCCGGGCCGCCGCCATCGCCCTGCGGGCCGTCTGCGCGGTGGAGCCGGCGCCGCCGCTTGCCCCGCGGTCCCGGGTCCTGGTCGTCGCACCCCTGCAGCCCGGGCTGACCCCTGCCGACCCCGCCCGCGGCCGGCCCGTCGCCCTGCCGGCCCACCTGGCCCGCCTCGGCTGCCGGGTGAAGGCGGTCCAGTTCTCGCCGCAGGTGGCGGAGGAGGAGCGGAGGGCCGTCCTGGCCGCGGCCCGGGGGCGCTGCGACCGGGTGATCTTCTGCAGCCTGGACGCCTGGCGCTTCCCCGGGCAGGCCGCCCTGTTCCGGGAGGTGCTCCGCCTGGGGCGGCCCGTGACGGCGGTGGCGCTGGGCGACCCCTGCGACCTGCCGCTCCTGTCCGGCGCCGGCGGCCGGCTGGCCACCTGCTCCGCCGAGCCCGTGATGATGGCCGCCCTCGCGGCCGTGCTGACCGGGCGGGCCGAGCCCGGGGGGCGGCTGCCGCTGGCCACCCCGTAACGCCCGGCACGGCTCAGGCGTCTCAAGGGCACATGGTCATGCTCTATGTTTCGGAAGGGGAGAGTACCGTGGACATCCATATGTTCATGCCGGATTTCCAGGCGATGCGCGACGACCTGGTCCGTCTGGGCTTTGAGGAGCTCCGCACGCCCGACGCCGTAAACGCGAAGCTGGCCAGCGCCAAGGGCGTCACCCTGCTGGCGATCAACTCGGTCTGCGGCTGCGCCGGCGGCATCGCCCGGCCGGCGGCGGCGCTGGCCCTCCGGGAGGTCCGGCCGGACAACCTGATGACCGTCTTCGCCGGCCAGGACAAGGAGGCGACGGCCGCGGCGCGCGCCCTGTTCCCCGAGTACCCGCCCTCCTCGCCCTCCTTCGCCGTCTTCAAGGACGGCAAGGTGGTCGACATGATCCCCCGCAGCGAGATCGAGGGCTCCGACCCGCACACGGTGGCCCGGCGCATCGTCGGCGCCGTGCAGCGGGCCCAGGGGTAGCCCCGGAGGTCCCCGTGGGGGACGGGTTCGCATCGAGCGGGCGGTGCGCCGGTCAGGGCGCCCGCCCGCTCCTGCGCGCCTGCCGTCCGCTGCCGGATGCCCGCCGTCTCCACGAGTCGGCTGCGGCTTCCGCCGGCGCCTGGCGGCAGGAGAAGGGCGCCCGGGCATGGAAAAGGCCGACCTCCGCAGCTGCGACCTGACCCGGGCTGACCTGAGCCAGGTGCGGCTGAACGGGGCCGACCTGCGCGGTGCGAATATGGAACGGGTGAACGAAGGGGCTTTCGGTGCGCGGCGCCGTCATCGACGTCGGGCAGGCGGTGGCCCCCGCCCGGGGTTCAGCGGGCCGTCACGGCACGATCAGGACCGGGCAGGAGGCGCCGTGGAGCACGGCTTGGCTGACGCTGCCCAGGAAGAGCTCCCTGAGCGGCGAGAGGCCGCGCCGGCCGACGACGATCAGGTCGTACTTGCCCTGCCTGGCCTCCGCCAGGATCGCCTCGCCGGGCACGCCGATCACGTGGTACTGGCGGACCCGGTCGGGGGGGAGGCCCAAGGCCGCGACCGTGACCGTGAGCGCCCGCGACGCCTGCACCTCCGCGTAGGTGTCGGGCGCCGGGGCCGCAGGCAGGTAGGCGCCGGCGGCGGCCGGGTTCGGGATGTCGGGCAGCGGGACGACGTGGAAGACGGTGACGTGAACGGAGGGATCCTTCCCGGCCAGCGCCCGCAGGGCTTGGGCAGCGCGCACGCTGTGGGCGGAACCGTCTGTCGCCAGCAGGACCTTCGTCATACCCTCTTCCCTCCCGTCTCCTTGAACTTGTGGGAACACTTCGGCACACGGCCCGTGAACTCCTGCGCCGGTTTGTCCGGCGCTTCCGTAGCCACCCACCGGCGGCATCTGGTAGAATAGGGGAATGGAGGCGATAACGTTTGCTGCCCGAGCAGGAACAGAGCCTGTACATCGAGTTCGACGAGCTGTTCTCCCTTCGCGAGCGGCTGCGGGTGCTGGCCGACCAGCTTCGGAGCCAGCTCGTGGCCGCCGGCCTCCGGGAGCGGCTGGACGTGGAGATATACGATTCGGAGCTGGAGCTGCGGGGGGTAGAGGGTTCCAACCTGCTGATCCGGCTGGACAGCTTCCGGCTGGAGATCGCGGGGGTGCGGCCGGACGTGGCGCTGCACAACCTCGCGGCGCTGGTCCTGGCCCAGGCCGAGGTCTTCCGGCTCACCAGCGTGGAGGTGGGGTTCACCGCCTGGCTGAAGGCGGGTCCCGGCCGGCCCCTCAACCTGGTCGCGCAGGCCTTCGACCCGGCCTGGGGGCTGAGGGATGAGGAGCAGCTGGACCGGCGCTTCGCCATGACCTGGGACTGGGCCTCGCCCACCACCGGCTACTCCTTCCACGCCAGCGTTCTCGAGGACCAGGAGCTGATGCTGAGCTTCAAGGCCCGCGAGGGCTACATGACCCTGCTGGAGCTGCAGAGCGGCCGCTGGATGCAGGAGCAGCGGCTCCGGTTCCAGCAGGCGGCCGACCTGTTCCTGACGCTGCTCGGCTGGAACCCGTAGGCGGAGGTGAGCCCCATGCGCCGTCGCACCAAGTTCCTGCGGACCGTGCTGCTGGCGCTCCTGCTGGCGATGATCGGGCGCCTCGCCTGGTTCCAGCTGGTGCGGGCCGACGAGGTGCTCGCCCGTGAGGAGGCCCGCCGGCTGCAGGAGGCCTCGTACAAGCCCGTGCGCGGCGCGCTGGTCGACCGCTCCGGGCGGCCGCTGGCCGTCTCCATCCCCCAGCGGGACGTGGTGGCCTCGCCCTTCCACATGGAGGCCAAGAACTTCGCCTCGGTGGCGGCTGCGCTCGCCCCCTTGCTGGGCGCGGACGCGGCCAGCCTCGAGCGGCGGCTGGCGGAGAACGCGGACTCCCAGTACCTGGTGCTGGCCCGGGGCGTGGACCTCGCCACCGCCGAGGCGATCCGGAAGGAGCGGCTGCCGGGCATCGCGCTGGTGGAGAGCAGCGAGCGCATCTACCCGCAGGGCGACGTCGCCAACCAGATCATCGGCTACCTGGACGACCGGGGCGTGGGCATCTACGGCCTCGAGGCGCAGTACGAGGAGCACCTGCGGGGCGTGGAGGGCTTCGTCCGGGCGGAGATGACCTACGACAACGCCCCCATCGCCGGCACCGTGAAGAGCAACACCCCGGCTCAGGACGGCCTGACCGCCGTGCTGACGCTGGATGCCTACCTCCAGCGCGTCTTCGAGGAGGCGCTGGACGAGGTGATCGCGCAGGAGGACGCCAAGCGCGCCCTGGCCATCGCCATGGACGTGCACACGGGCGAGATCCTGGCGATGGCGATGCGCCCCGGCGCCAACCTGAGCGACCGCGACACCTGGCTGAAGCCTGACGGCACGCTGGACGCGGAGCGGATCACCAACTGGGCCGTCACGCCCCTGCCGCCGGGCTCCAGCTTCAAGACCGTCACCACCGCCATCGCCCTGGAGGAGGGGCTGCTGGACCTGGACACGCTGATCCCGGACTCCGGCCAGCTGGAGATCGACGGCTGGACCATCTGGAACTGGGACCGCTCCGTGCCCGTGGAGCCGCGGCTCATGACCATCGCCGAGCTGCTGCAGACCTCCAGCAACGTCGGCCTGATCCAGGTGGGGCAGCGCATCCCGCACGAGACCTTCCAGCGGTACGTGCAGGCCTTCGGCTTCACCGAGCCCACCGGGCTCGACTTCCCCCACGAGAGCGCGGCCACCGGCCTCGCCGGCTGGGAGGAGAAGCGCGCCATCGACTGGGCGAACATGTACATCGGCCAGCACCTGGAGGTGACGCCGCTGCAGATGGTGCGGGCGGCGGCGGTCTTCGCCAACGGCGGCCGGCTGGTGCGGCCCCACCTGGTGCGGGAGCTGCGGGACGCGGACGGGAACGTCGTCTGGACCGCCACCACCGAGCCCCTGCGCACGGTGATCAGCGAGCAGACCGCGGCCGAGGTGCGCGAGCTGATGGTGAGCGTGATCGAGAAGGCGTATCACCAGGCCCGGGTGCCGGGCTACACCGCCGGCGGCAAGACCGGCACGGCGCAGAAGTTCGAGGGCGGCGTGGAGAAGGAGCGGGGCCTGGGCGACTTCCTGGGCTTCGCCCCGGCCAGCGACCCCCGGGTGGCCATGTTCGTCCTGATCGACGAGCCGAAGCCCCCCGGCTACGGCGGCACCATCGCCGCGCCGCTCTTCGCCAAGCTGATGCCCATCGTGCTGCGCACCCTGGGCGTGCCGCCGGACAACCCCGTCGCAGAGACGGCGGCTGAGCCGGCCGCGCCGCAGGCCGAGGATAAGGAGAAGGCGAAGGTGGCGGTGCCCGACGCCCGCTACCTGCCGGTGGGCTGGGCCGCCCAGCGCTTGGCCGACGCCGGCCTCAGGCCCCGCCTGAGCGGCGAGGGGGCGGTGGTGGCCGCCCAGTCGCTGGCGCCGGGGAGCCAGGCGGAGCCGGGCAGCGAGGTGGAGCTGACGCTGGCCCCGCTGGTCCCGGCCGAGGTGATGCTGCCGGACTTCCGCGGTCTGACCCTGGCCGACGCGAGCCGCCTGGCGGCGGAGCTGGGCCTCTCGCTGAAGCAGGCCGGCGGCGCGGGCTTCGTGGCCGAGCAGAGCCCGGCGGTGGGCACGCCGGTCGAGGCGGGCAGCGTGGTCACGCTGCGCCTCTCCACCGTCCGGCCGTGATGCGAAAGTAATCCGCCCTTGACACTCGGGTTTGCTCCCGGGTACACTGAGGGTATCGAATCCGAGAGATTTGCTCGGAATTGGGGGCGATCGGAGTGAAACTCTCGACCAAGGGCAAGTATGGCGTGAAGGCGTGCTTCGAGCTGGCGATGCACGAGGGCGCGGGCCCCGTGTCGCTGAAGACCATCGCCGAGCGCCAGGGCCTTTCCGAGCACTACCTGGAGCAACTGGCGGCGCCGCTGCGCCGGGCGGGGATCATCACCGCCGTGCGCGGGGCCCAGGGCGGCTACATGCTGGCCCGCCCCGCCAGCCAGATCACGGTGGGCGACGTCATCCGGGTGCTGGAGGGGCCGGTGGGCTTCACCGACTGCGCCACGGAGGGGGAGCCCGACCCCGAGTGCGCCGGCTCCTGCCCCGTGCACGGGGTGTGGGAGCGGGTGACGAAGCAGATCATCGCCGTCATCGACTCCATCACCCTGCAGGACCTGGTGGACCAGGCGATGGCGGAGCAGCAGAACCCGATGTACCACATCTGACCCCGCGTGCCGGCTGCGGCTGCCCGTGCCGAGGAGGAGGACGACGATGCGGACGGTCTACTGCGATCACGCCGCGACCACCCGGTGTCATCCGGAGGTGGCCCGGCGCGTCTACGAGTACCTGACGGAGCTGTACGGCAACCCCTCGTCCATCCACGCCGTCGGCCGCAAGGCGCGCAAGGGCGTCGAGGAGGCGCGCGCCCAGGTGGCTGCGCTGCTGGGCGCCCGGCCGGCGGAGATCTTCTTCACCAGCGGCGGCACCGAGGCCGACAACTGGGCCCTGCGCGGGGCGCTGGAGGCCAACCGGGCCAAGGGCAACCACCTGATCATCACGCCCTACGAGCACCACGCCGTGCTGGACGCGGCCGAGGCGCTCGGGCGCGAGGGCTACGAGGTGACCCTGCTGGAGGTGGAGCCCGGAACGGGCATCATCCGGCCCGAGGCCCTGCTGGAGGCCATGCGGCCGACCACCGTGCTGATCTCCGTCATGGCCGTGAATAACGAGATCGGCACGGTGCACGACATCGCCGGCCTCTGCGCCGCCGCCAAAGCGAAGGACCCGGACGTCATCTTCCACACCGACGCAGTCCAGGCGGCCGGCTACATCCCGCTGGACGTGAACCGCCTCGGCGTGGACCTGCTCTCGATCTCCAGCCACAAGATCTACGGCCCCAAGGGCGTCGGCGCCCTCTACGTGCGCAAGGGCTTCCGCTTCGGGCGCGGCCTCACCGTCGGCGGCGGGCAGGAGCGGAAGATGCGGGCGGGCACCGAGAACGTGCCCGGCATCGTCGGCTTCGGCCTCGCGGCCGAGATCGCCGCCCGGGAGCTGGACCGGCGGGCGGCCCACGCCCGGGAGATGCGGGACCGTTTCCTGAGGGGCGTCCTGGCCATCGAGGGCGTGCGGCTCAACGGCGTCGACCCGTTCCTTCACCCCGAGCTGCGCCACCCCGGAAACGCCAACGTCTCGGTGGAGGGCGTCGAGGGCGAGGCGATGCTGCTTCGGCTCGACATGGCCGGCATCTGCGCCTCGTCGGGATCCGCCTGCACCTCGGGCTCGCTGGAGCCCAGCCACGTGCTGCTGGCCGTGGGCTGCAGCCGGGACGAGGCGCAGTCGTCGCTGCGCTTCTCCTTCGGGGAGGAGAACACGGCGGAGGACATCGACTACGTGATCGCAGAGTTCGCCCGATCGGTGGAATACTTGAGAAAGCTGGCCGCGCCGGGTCGCTGACCCGGCGCTTGCGTGAGAGGGGGTGGGCGACTATGGCCAAGCGGGTCCTGATGGCGATGTCCGGCGGCGTCGACTCCTCGGTGGCGGCCGCGCTCCTGGTGGAGCAGGGCTACGAGGTGATCGGCGTCACGATGAACACCTGGACCGACGACATTCCGGAAGAGATTCAGATGAACCAGCACTCGGGCTGCTGCTCCCTGGCCGCAGTGGAGGACGCCCGCTCCGTCGCCCACAAGCTGGGCATCCCGTACTACGTGATGAACTTCCAGGGGCAGTTCGCCGGCACGGTGATCGACTACTTCATCAAGGAGTACTCCCGGGGCCGCACGCCGAACCCCTGCATCGCCTGCAACCGGTACGTGAAGTTCTCGGCATTCCTGGAGAAGGCCCGCCAGCTGGAGTGCGACTACGTGGCCACCGGCCACTACGCCGTGATCGGCCGGGACGACCGCTACCCGGGCCGCTGGCTGCTGGGCAAGTCGGCCGATGCCCGCAAGGACCAGACCTACGTGCTGCACAACCTCACGCAGGACGCCCTGGCCCACACGCTCTTCCCCGTCGGGGGGATGGAGAAGTCCGAGGTGCGGGCGCTGGCGGCCAAGTACGGCTTCGTCACCGCCGACAAGCCCGACTCGCAGGAGATCTGCTTCGTCTACGACAACGACTACGGCCGCTTCCTCAAGGAGCGGGTGCCGGAGGCCATCGTGCCCGGGCCGATCCTGAACACGCGGGGAGAGGTGATCGGCCAGCACCAGGGGCTGCCGCTCTACACCGTGGGGCAGCGGAAGGGCCTCGGCCTGACGACCTCCCGGCCGGTCTACGTCACCGAGCTGGACGTGGAGCGCAACGCCCTGATCGTGGGCGAGGACGAGGAAACCTACCGGGGTGGCCTCGTCGCCTCGGACCTGAACTGGATCGCGATCCCGGACCTCCGCTTCCCCCGCCGCTGCCGGGCGAAGATCCGGCGCATGGCCCCCGAGGCGGAGTGCACCGTCTACCCGCTGAGCGACGGCGCCGTGCGGGTGGAGTTCGACCGGCCCCAGCGGGCCATCACACCCGGCCAGGCGGTGGTCTTCTACGAGGGCAACTGGGTGCTGGGCGGCGGCACGATCGACAAGGCGATTTTGTAGGCGTGTCATGAGAGAGCCGCCGGGGCGTGACCCGGCGGCTCGTTGCGCGGTGGATGCCTGTGTGCTGTTGATGACCCCCAAGGTGGCGACCCGCGCCGCCCGTGCGGGTCCTCATGCCGCGGCATTGGGTTCTGTTCGCATCTGCTGTTGATGACCCCCAAGATGGCGATCTGCCGGTCGTTTCAGCCTAGTCGCTGCCGGGTGGATTGTCGCGACGTGAAGGAAATCGCCGCCCCGTGTAGGTGTCCCCGTGCCGCCGCATTGGGTTCTGTTCGCATCTGCTGTTGATGACCACCAGGATGGCGCTCCGCCGGTCGCTTCAGCCTAGTCGCTGCCGGGTGGGTTGTCGCGACGTGAAGGAAATCGCCGCCCCGTGTAGGTGTCCCCGTGCCGCCGCATTGGGTTCTGTTCGCATCTGCTGTTGATGACCACCAAGATGGCGATCCGGCGGTCGTTTGAGACTAGTCGTTGCCGGGTAGATTGTCGCGACGTGAAGAAAATCGCCGCCCCGTGTGGGTCCTCCATGCCGCCGCATTGGGCTCTGTTCGCATCTGCTGTTGATGACCCTCAAGGTGGTGACCTGCCGGTCGTCTCAGCCTAGTCATTACCGGTTGCGACCGTCGCGGCGTGACGGAAACCGCCGCTCGTGCGGGTCCTCATCCCGCGGCATTGGGTTCTGTTCGCATCTGCTGTTGATGACCCTCAAGGTTGTGACCTACCGGTCGTTTCAGCCTGGTCATTGCCGGGTGCAACCATCGCGGCGTGAAGGAAACCGCCGCTCGTGCGGGTCCGCATGCGGCCGCATTGGGTTCTATTCGCATTTGCTGTTGATGACCGCGAGGATTGCGACCACAAAAAGGCCGCCTGTGGTGGAGTTCACTGCACGGCCGCCCGGGTGGAGTTCACCGCACCCCAGTCCTGAAATGGCTGCGGTCCCAACTCTGGGATCGCTGCCGCTTTTTCACGGCCAGCAGAAGCGAAGCGTGCCCGTCGACCGCTGAGCGCGCCATCCACACTGAATGCGAACAGAGGGCAAGGCACCCGGGAGCACCGCCCCGTCGGCCATCCCCAGTGATTGCGAACAGAGGGCAATGCACCCGGGAGCACGGCCTCGTCGGCCACCCACAGTGATTGCGAACAGAGGGCAATGCACCCGGGAGCACGGCCTCGTCGGCCATCCACAGTGATTGCGAACAGAGGGCAGTGCACCCGGGGGCGCTGCCCCGTCGGCCATCCACAGTGATTGCGAACAGAGGGCAATGCACCCGGGAGCACGGCCTCGTCGGCCACCCACAGTGATTGCGAACAGAGGGCAATGCACCCGGGAGCACGGCCTCGTCGGCCATCCACAGTGATTGCGAACAGAGGGCAATGCACCCGGGAGCACGGCCCCGTCGGCCATCCACATTGAATGCGAACAGAGCACAAAGAGCCCGGGCGCCGCCCTGTCCGCCATCAACACCAAGTGCGAACAGAGCGCAATGCGCCCGGGCACTACCCCGTCCCTACGGTAGTTGCCCGGCGACTGCGAGCAACTCGTCGCGGGTGATCCACCGCGCCGAGATCACG comes from the Symbiobacterium terraclitae genome and includes:
- a CDS encoding glycoside hydrolase family 3 N-terminal domain-containing protein, whose protein sequence is MPGQDEAIAQLFLAGVPGPELTAEWRESLDRAPFGGVYLNPWNLTGPEQAAALLGEICAAIRERGVTGTPILAIDHDGGSLSPLRGGEATNLPGPLALAATGDPRRVREAGRIIGRELASLGFNLNLAPVLDIGLTPRGPVARVRTFGDQPRRVVELAVAYVRGMQEGGVAAGVRHFPGCGGIVREHGRPPVSEDDLTRLEGLHLLPFGAAAAADVDVVCASHIRVPRLAGSPLDPGGQHADLPASLNPALLERLLRRHLGFSGVIVTDPLEAPEIGARWDVGEAAVMALEAGADIPLVAWDPAARERAFRAVREAVLRGRISAERLAQSLARIGALRERIARLRMEALADVPFDPAAHRALLVEHQARAAAIALRAVCAVEPAPPLAPRSRVLVVAPLQPGLTPADPARGRPVALPAHLARLGCRVKAVQFSPQVAEEERRAVLAAARGRCDRVIFCSLDAWRFPGQAALFREVLRLGRPVTAVALGDPCDLPLLSGAGGRLATCSAEPVMMAALAAVLTGRAEPGGRLPLATP
- a CDS encoding BrxA/BrxB family bacilliredoxin; its protein translation is MDIHMFMPDFQAMRDDLVRLGFEELRTPDAVNAKLASAKGVTLLAINSVCGCAGGIARPAAALALREVRPDNLMTVFAGQDKEATAAARALFPEYPPSSPSFAVFKDGKVVDMIPRSEIEGSDPHTVARRIVGAVQRAQG
- a CDS encoding universal stress protein translates to MTKVLLATDGSAHSVRAAQALRALAGKDPSVHVTVFHVVPLPDIPNPAAAGAYLPAAPAPDTYAEVQASRALTVTVAALGLPPDRVRQYHVIGVPGEAILAEARQGKYDLIVVGRRGLSPLRELFLGSVSQAVLHGASCPVLIVP
- a CDS encoding peptidoglycan D,D-transpeptidase FtsI family protein — translated: MRRRTKFLRTVLLALLLAMIGRLAWFQLVRADEVLAREEARRLQEASYKPVRGALVDRSGRPLAVSIPQRDVVASPFHMEAKNFASVAAALAPLLGADAASLERRLAENADSQYLVLARGVDLATAEAIRKERLPGIALVESSERIYPQGDVANQIIGYLDDRGVGIYGLEAQYEEHLRGVEGFVRAEMTYDNAPIAGTVKSNTPAQDGLTAVLTLDAYLQRVFEEALDEVIAQEDAKRALAIAMDVHTGEILAMAMRPGANLSDRDTWLKPDGTLDAERITNWAVTPLPPGSSFKTVTTAIALEEGLLDLDTLIPDSGQLEIDGWTIWNWDRSVPVEPRLMTIAELLQTSSNVGLIQVGQRIPHETFQRYVQAFGFTEPTGLDFPHESAATGLAGWEEKRAIDWANMYIGQHLEVTPLQMVRAAAVFANGGRLVRPHLVRELRDADGNVVWTATTEPLRTVISEQTAAEVRELMVSVIEKAYHQARVPGYTAGGKTGTAQKFEGGVEKERGLGDFLGFAPASDPRVAMFVLIDEPKPPGYGGTIAAPLFAKLMPIVLRTLGVPPDNPVAETAAEPAAPQAEDKEKAKVAVPDARYLPVGWAAQRLADAGLRPRLSGEGAVVAAQSLAPGSQAEPGSEVELTLAPLVPAEVMLPDFRGLTLADASRLAAELGLSLKQAGGAGFVAEQSPAVGTPVEAGSVVTLRLSTVRP
- a CDS encoding RrF2 family transcriptional regulator, whose translation is MKLSTKGKYGVKACFELAMHEGAGPVSLKTIAERQGLSEHYLEQLAAPLRRAGIITAVRGAQGGYMLARPASQITVGDVIRVLEGPVGFTDCATEGEPDPECAGSCPVHGVWERVTKQIIAVIDSITLQDLVDQAMAEQQNPMYHI
- a CDS encoding cysteine desulfurase family protein, whose translation is MRTVYCDHAATTRCHPEVARRVYEYLTELYGNPSSIHAVGRKARKGVEEARAQVAALLGARPAEIFFTSGGTEADNWALRGALEANRAKGNHLIITPYEHHAVLDAAEALGREGYEVTLLEVEPGTGIIRPEALLEAMRPTTVLISVMAVNNEIGTVHDIAGLCAAAKAKDPDVIFHTDAVQAAGYIPLDVNRLGVDLLSISSHKIYGPKGVGALYVRKGFRFGRGLTVGGGQERKMRAGTENVPGIVGFGLAAEIAARELDRRAAHAREMRDRFLRGVLAIEGVRLNGVDPFLHPELRHPGNANVSVEGVEGEAMLLRLDMAGICASSGSACTSGSLEPSHVLLAVGCSRDEAQSSLRFSFGEENTAEDIDYVIAEFARSVEYLRKLAAPGR
- the mnmA gene encoding tRNA 2-thiouridine(34) synthase MnmA translates to MAKRVLMAMSGGVDSSVAAALLVEQGYEVIGVTMNTWTDDIPEEIQMNQHSGCCSLAAVEDARSVAHKLGIPYYVMNFQGQFAGTVIDYFIKEYSRGRTPNPCIACNRYVKFSAFLEKARQLECDYVATGHYAVIGRDDRYPGRWLLGKSADARKDQTYVLHNLTQDALAHTLFPVGGMEKSEVRALAAKYGFVTADKPDSQEICFVYDNDYGRFLKERVPEAIVPGPILNTRGEVIGQHQGLPLYTVGQRKGLGLTTSRPVYVTELDVERNALIVGEDEETYRGGLVASDLNWIAIPDLRFPRRCRAKIRRMAPEAECTVYPLSDGAVRVEFDRPQRAITPGQAVVFYEGNWVLGGGTIDKAIL